In Plasmodium relictum strain SGS1 genome assembly, contig: PRELSG_00_v1_459, whole genome shotgun sequence, the sequence ATAGTTAAAATGTTCAAAATGTAAAGAATAGATATTGTTacaaataattcaaaattcCTTAATAATTTGtttctaaaataaaatttaaagtaCCTTAAAATGTTTTCccatttttttagaaaaaagaaaaatttgaaaaaaaagtttaaagaaaaaattaaaaatatatttatttatataataatgatattgattatacaataatatttatatatttaaaattacaaTTGCATATTATTAAATGTCATAATAGTAATATTATAGAGGAAAATGAAATTTAACTACAAATgtgatataattaaaatcataattattatttattataatcttAATATACATTCCATAAAATATCTCCTATCTATTTTATATcgtaaaattatatttgcTACTATtactataattattataaaaccTCATATTAactctattatttttattttttttttttgtcttttacttttttttatttataagaaCTTTTCCAATAATATAACTTATTTGTTAATAAAATGGATGcatgaataaatttttaatttcatttttttcttttatttacgACAAATGAGTATAAATACACTAAGTACATGCATGATATTGTTgaattatgataaaaatggagttataatttatcatatatattatctaaataaaaaaaaatagtgaaGTTTTTTTacacataaaatatattcaatttTACATCCCAAAGATTTATGCATATGtttgtattatttatacCCTCGTGATTTGAATTATAATGCATTTacttatattttgtttttttttcattaccatttttatcatatttaatattatataattgtaATATTGAATGGCAGATGACTATTTAATAAGAATTAGGAATTTTAATGaacaaatataatttttaatttcccCTTTATTCAAAGATGTATTTTGTTTAaatcatattatttttttttaaaatgaatacAAATACTTCAGTATTTAAatactatttttaaaaacatataaatgaCCTAAATTGTGAAccattaataatattttatgtatGCATGTTTAGAATCCgttaatatatttcattttaattcTATTTCTACTAAACAATATCATAAACATTTTAAAGATATAAGATTAGTAAAagatatttaatataattttttttcatgcaTGTATTGATACCTAttaattttacttatatttttaatagtttaattttattttttaaaatgttatggatattcattatatccaaaaaaaaaaaaaaagataatcatacatataaaataaaaatataataaataaaggttaattcttatttataaatatatttttagctttattaaaaaagaaggaAATGATTAAGAAAAacaatattatttcaaaCATTACTACATATCCTGGAAACAATGGGTACGTAGATGAATGTTTGAAGGTTACGCATGTGAAGTATTCAAGGAAATATCATAAGAAAggaaaaataagtatatttttattctttatagaattttttatatttacttatTTAATTTGGATATTACATTGCTTTAATAATGTAggtaataataattcataattatttttatggctttttttctttcttttttattttttttaaattaaaactatatttataaaaaaagaacattATAATAGATATtaaatgttttattatttcagtGCAATTTCTATAAATTCTGGACTAATAAACATTCTCCGGAAAATATCTCAAATTTACAATGTAACAGATTCTTgtcagaaaataaaaatgaactGGAATCAAATAtcaaagaattaaaaataaaaatattagatataaaagaaaacataaatatGGAGCAGGTTTCAATAGAAGAAAATtcaaatattaaagaaaaacaacCTATATCAAAGAAACAATTAAGATCGTTTCTAGAAGCTACTAAttattatagaaaatatataaaaaaaatttcaaattgGGCATCTAAGTTAGTTCCTTTATCgactaaaaagaaaaagtttgAATGGAATGAAGAACATTCACAAGTACTTGAgaaaattaagaataaaatagaTGAAATAACTTATCTTTCACTTCTTGAATTAGGAAAACAGCACACTATTTATATTGGCACTTTATATTACGTTATAGAAGCTATGTTAATTCAGATAAGTAATGATAATGACGAAACTAAGTTTATTCGTTGTACATCTGAgaaattaaatgattttcAACGAAAATAAAGTACAGTTgaaagagaattaatttcTATAGTAATAACTTGTGAGGTATtccattattatattaaaggaTCTAAGGCATTAATCAAAATCGATTGTGAAAGTTTAATTGGAATGTATTCAATCAATacttggttaataaaagatgttattaacataatcaaaaaaatataagtcaTTCATGCAACTGactctagttaaaaaaaaaaatatatatagttatatttttttttgtttattttctttttatatatctttgtaatttaaaaaaaaaaaaattttaatgtttttttttgggTTGATGTTTTTGAATTGAGAGATTactaatttttaattgaaatataaaaattaatgtatgaAAAGTATGACATTTATGTAGTATTCGATTTgcatattttgaaataatattgaataaCTTAGAATTTAATTTGGTTATGCGTTATAACTTAATTATTTGTGTGAGTTTCTGTATTAAAAGAATAcacttattctttgtaaataagaatacatttgtaaaaataaaatatgtctgttaagaattatataattgCTAAATTCAAGTTAAATgctatatattataaatattactaaatatgataaaaatagttATAATACTAAGAAtccgtatatttagttatacacgTTCTTTATTAGTTTGTTTGTTAAGTATTCTAGAAAATTCATTTAAcggccaattaataaatcacgtagtcatataaaatatatatgcttTATTTGCAAATCTTGAGAATCTAGATAATATTAGTTTACATGAATTATAATTACCTGAGATATGTATTTCTTTAATGTGTGTGCTCCTAATCTTTGTAAATCTAGAATATTTCAACTATTATGCTTTTTAGACCTTTTAAATCTAGAAAATTTCATCTCATGATAAATATacacatttaaaaatattaatatccATTCTTATTagcaaaatatataaaagggTTAATactatattatattaaaaataataaaagttttgAAAATACTATATCTAAATGGaatattttctaatatttcaaaattttcataatccgtaaaataaaatataaaattctcTTTTATAATGATTAAATTTTTCTCTTAATAGTTCGTTCCAATCTATATAATGGAAAGTTCTCTTAAATTCAATTGGAAGAGAGGCAAGTTCTCTTGCAATGCTATGATGAGAAAAGCTCATTTTAAGAGAATTATTGTGTAATTTTACTAGCTTATCAAAACTAGTATATGCAAATTTTGACTGTTTCACgaaatcatttttaatatctataattttttcaacTAGTAGatctaaatatttttttactttttttccataaaaatttccttttccaatttcttttaatttaaaagaattcaataaattattaatttctaaaataaaatcaCTATCTagatttttattcattttattttttgctcTAGTTACGTAACTTGAAGCCATTTGCCTATGAAGGCAATTTAATACATAGCAACACGATCTATTACAACATGGGTTATAACACGAACGTTTATTACAAGTAAAACCCCAACAATATTTATTTGCCAAATTGTCTTgcaaattattaaaagaacTCCTCATTTTGTTTAAACAGTTTTCTTCATATATTTTCGCACTTTTTAGACtctcttttatttttgatttgAAATCGAGAATTTTTCTTTCAAATAATTCCtccttttttaaatcttctaGTAATAGTAAATTTAACAATCTTTTATTCATTTCTTCTTTTGTATCACTATGGAAATTATAAGAATCCAATgaacatttataaaaatcctgtatatattttttagttttatgTGTAAATGAATGAAAAGTTTGACTATCCTCATTAGTAATGAAAACGGAACCAATATCAATATAAGAAAGTGCTGTAACGAAATAAACTTTTGCTTTATCCAAACCGTTACTAATTATAtccattaaatttttatattcctcTAAAAGTTTGGTATCATTTGATAATAAACCTTCAACTTGAATGAAAGAATTTGTAACATCATTTAAtgcttcatttattttatcttctttaatattatttattttagataaatatggactatttttttttatatgtacaAAGCATGATGGTTTCGTAATGAAACCAGAATTTTTTAGATTTAcaaatgatatattttttaataaatataatttttcttcatctttattttctaagCTATCTATTTCTTtgtcatatttattttctttttgaaaattggaaatttgaaaaatttcCTCTTTCTTCTTTTCATGTTCTATGAAAGAATTGtcttttagtttttttactttttttaaacttaaatcaaataataaattattttttttcgaTTTAAATTCGTCTAATGATCCTTTGAAATTTATCTTATAGCTTGATCctttacatatttatatatacataaatataaaaaaaaaataattaaagaatTTCAAATGGAATAAGAAAGATATGTATCTATTAAAAAGTGTATGAAAATTGCAAACTAGAGGCGTACATAAGTATCGCATTAccataaaaagtaaatagaAGAATCAAACATATCCAAATTCTTCTCATACTCATACTAAAAGTaacataaatttaatttttttttctaaaatttaaaaataatatatgatattttatttattaaattgtaTTTACTTTCTGAACAGATAAAAATcgattaatttttttcccttttttttttaagatacaCTTGTTATATAATTCCATCTACTCCGTGTCACAATAAATATTTGactataaatataaaattacataatatatataaataatttataatatatgatattatataaattatatttgttCTCCATTATTTAGAGTATACAAGAAAAAGGTAAAAATGCAACACTaaggagaaaaaaaagaaaaaaaagtgtgTAAAcataagaatatatataaagtacaaaaaaagtaatatatatCACTCATcttaaaatatcaaaaaaagtACTTAAAAGAATTGTGTTCAAAAGaagattataaaattatgttaactccttaatatttataattaaaataaaaaaaaattctttttttcttattaatatataaattaactTAAAATATTGCATGTATGAATATGCATATAGCTAAAATGCAAATAaactaagaaaaaaataatattaaacatTTTATTAGTAAATAAGTGtttataataacaaaaattatatatatataatgtatatattagctttaaataaagtatttttaattttgcgAGATGAGCTTATGAAATTGCAACAAATTTTACCTTCTAAAAAGATACAACAAACAGTCTCTAATTTaaggggaaaaaaaaaactttaaaaaaattcttttagtCGAAAAATTGAACAAAGATTGTTTATAAGAATTTTGTTtagttattaattttttttttttttttaaactatttACTAgtatacaaataataaaatatcaaaaagTTGAATCATacaatcattatttttatttaaataaatgatctagttttttttgttataatattaaatgttcttttaattttatcaccatttttctaatttatatttttttattactataaacatttttcatataaagtaaaattaCAGCTACTATGCTTGTTCTAATTAGTAACATTTTAGCACATTACTATTTCATAAGTGTGCACTATTATAACTGCCTGTTTAAATACTTTTGCTATAAATAGGATTCATAtgattaaattatataacataaaataaataataatttattttatatgaaaatcatgaatctttaaataaaaatattttaactatatatttttactatttttaacATATTAACTATTTTACACGAGACTTTTATCTTATTTAATGCAAAattctcatttttattaaagctTAAATTTTCAATATGAAAAcctttaattataaataaattaatctTTATTACTTATGAATTTATAATTcttcataaaaattaattctatttccactgtaaatataaaaaattatgttcataagtcaaaatttttttttttttttatttaaagtaaTTTCATTAGCTAGGTTGtttagatatttttttagatatttaAGTGCATAGCTAGATTTCTACATTGTTTTACTAATTCAGGGgttgaaaaagaattaactactctttattaataattgaATGAATCAATATAATTATCaaagaaatttatttaacATTATATTTCATGTATACACTATTACactaatattaaattatactgGTAAAAAAATGTCACTTTTTACTTCtcacaaaaaattatattaggaatttttttttttcgtcattttaaaattttaagaattttATCACTATTTTCAATGCGAGTAATAGTTCATTTAATCTCATTACTACTATGCCTACATctaaaaatttcattatttatatattttcatatatttaattttttaattttctgttataatttttatagtcATATATATGCTACCAGTTACAAGAAATAATTATTGATTGTGTGCACTAAATTtacatataaattttcttcttaTTGCTAAATGTTAACTATTTCATCACTCTATATTGTGTATATCGTCATTGCTACTATAATAACAAAGTTAAATcattctttaatatttttattttattattttataatatatatcataacatttattttttcagaAGTAATGAATTTAATCccaattatttatatttaaaatgtagttattatttttattaaaatttatatatccAATTATTAAATGTCATTAATAATTTCCCCATTAactattttttcaaaattgaACTTTgtttattcatataaattcTTGAATACacagataatttttttatatggaCTTTAATTTATACTATTTACTTGCGGATCTTCATTAGtttgatataattttatttgtaatttttttagtaatatatttttgaaattccAGATTCATATAAACATAACCTCAATTCCTTCAAATACTTAATTGAGACCCGAAAATAGAAATCcaaatactttttataatagCAAAATAAAATctatataaatgaaagttCTTTTAGTTGAATTTGTTAGTGCAAAACGTGAATCATGATAAACATTAATTGTGTAAAATGTTCCTCACTCTTACATATTATGGActctaaaatatatattgaaacttttacaaataaattaatcCTAAATAACTTTTGATTCTTATTAGGTTTTAATCATCTATCATATATTACATggagaaataaataaactgtaaaatattcattaaaataaagaCTAATACTAAGAACTAAAAAATTCATTGTATCTTCTTTAGTGTGTTATTGACACTGCAATATCTTGTATACATATCACTGTGAAAACAATATATTAGATAATTTCTATACTTTTTTGGTATATATAATCTTCCTGTTTTATAATGAACACGAAAACCATCTCTATATACTAaatctttattatattaaaccTTTAATACATCATAGAGAATTCTTTGATAACAAGGTATATGATATAAATCTTCATATTCTTCTAATAAATAGTTGAGATAGAGTGACAACATTTGAAAGGTTAATTTCATCTATTGTTCTAGTTATTCAATAAGATAAACTTCCTTTAATTACATATGTTCaagttttatataaaattaccATAATCTCAACTTTCATCAATATAATTTTCCAATATTAATTGAATATATTCCTAGAATAcctttatattcatttttaatcaATTTTTTAGATTCCTTAATATGATAATCAAAAGTTTCGTAAGCTATGaacatttaaattaattctttttcagTTGTACTATATTTCTGTATAGCATAACTTAGCTTCTCTGATGTATAATGGATAAATATAATAGTGCTTGTACATTCCTTTAATTGAGGTAATGTCACTTAAATAGTATAATTTTGTGTgttcatataaaaattataaggtTTTCCAGTCTTTGGAGGTGGAATATAAATTcatccaattttttttttatccatCAAATACATACGATTATTCTTCATTCTACGTAAACTTTCTCTTCCTAGTTAATAATGCAAACAATTTTTAGttcaattttaaaaattctttaatattatttttataatatcctAAAAATGATCATAATTATCTTTTTGACTTTGATCTCTActtgttttattaattactCATTCAA encodes:
- a CDS encoding reticulocyte binding protein, putative, with the protein product MRRIWICLILLFTFYGSSYKINFKGSLDEFKSKKNNLLFDLSLKKVKKLKDNSFIEHEKKKEEIFQISNFQKENKYDKEIDSLENKDEEKLYLLKNISFVNLKNSGFITKPSCFVHIKKNSPYLSKINNIKEDKINEALNDVTNSFIQVEGLLSNDTKLLEEYKNLMDIISNGLDKAKVYFVTALSYIDIGSVFITNEDSQTFHSFTHKTKKYIQDFYKCSLDSYNFHSDTKEEMNKRLLNLLLLEDLKKEELFERKILDFKSKIKESLKSAKIYEENCLNKMRSSFNNLQDNLANKYCWGFTCNKRSCYNPCCNRSCCYVLNCLHRQMASSYVTRAKNKMNKNLDSDFILEINNLLNSFKLKEIGKGNFYGKKVKKYLDLLVEKIIDIKNDFVKQSKFAYTSFDKLVKLHNNSLKMSFSHHSIARELASLPIEFKRTFHYIDWNELLREKFNHYKREFYILFYGL